TACCCATAGACTTGGCGGTTGCAAACCGCCGTCACCCCTACGTCACCTCCTTGCGCTGCACCTCGATTTCACCGAGGATCGTATCCTGCCTGATACGGAACTGGTTCATCTTCATCAGCTCTAACACAGCGAGGAATGTAACAATCACTTCCGCCTTCGAGGTGGCCGCCAGAAAGAGTGCAGTAAACTTGATACTGGCCCCAGGTGCCATCGCGCCGAGAAGGTATTCGATTTTATCCGAAACCGTAAAACGGTCGTCGACAATGTCACCGAGGTCCGTCGATTCCTCAAAGCGTTTCAGCACATTCTGGAACGCCCTGATCAGGTCGAAAATATTGACATCCGGCAGCGGTTCATCGGCATCCTCGACAGGGGGAGCCGTCTTCTCCGGCATGTGGGCAAAGAAATTCTCCTGCTCGGTCTCCTTGCGCGACAGGAAACCTGCGGCGTCTTTGAATTTTTTATACTCGATCAGCTGGCGGATCAGTTCCCAGCGGGGGTCATCCTCCTCGATATCCTCCTCGGGAGGCATCACCGACTTCGGCAGCAGGGTGCGGCTCTTGATATACATCAGATTGGCCGCCATCACGATAAACTCCGACGCCAGGTCGATGTTGAGCATCTTGAAGGTGTCGATGTATGTGAGATACTGCTTGGTGATCCGCTCAATGGAAATCGTATGGATATCTACCTCGTCCTTTTTGATCAGGTAAAGGAGCAGATCCAGGGGACCCTCGAAAATATCGAGTCTGACTTTGTAATCGGTGGTTTCCACGTGGGGGAGATCGATAGGTTATCCCGCCCCCTCAGGCGAGGAAAAATTTACCCTCCAGGCAGTAAACCCCGTCAAATCGCCCTATTAACGGCAACCGCGGTAGCCACCGTAATACCCGCCATAGTGGCCGCTACGCCGGTAATGGCCACTATGATGATGACCGTTGTTGTGACCCGCCGCATAAGCCACGGCACCAAGAGCCAGCGCCCCCACCGCCACTGCGCCAGGGTCAACGGTTTGTATCGGCCTTCCGTATGAATCATACGAGGTCACGCAGTTCGAAAAGAGCAGCGCCGAAGCAATGCCGGCCACGGTGAGCTTGATCCATGATTTTCTGTGTTCCATGCCCTAATAGACGGAGGTTTGGGCTGCTTTATTCACAAAATTTGACAGGATTTTTCTGAATGGCCACATCACCAGCCGCCGCATCGTCGCAACAACAAAAAGTAGGACGAGTTTCCAACTTGTCGGCAACCCAAGCGACGCCTTTTTCGAGAAAAATGGCAGCCAAATCATCCGCGAGCATGACGTTTCTTTCTCCTTCGGATGAACACAAACACAATGCCCACAACCAAAAAGCCAATCATCAATCGGGCTGCCATAGAAGGTTGCAGCGGCTTACCCCAAGGACGTGGATGCACAAGATTCGCAACGTCAAACCCCTCCTCGCCCCAAACCGTATCAGCACCACCATCAAACAAGGTTTTCCCCATTCCTATCTTGGCTTTGCACGTGTCTTTGTTGATCAGTAGTTGTTTGACCGCGCCGTCAATACGCAGCACAACGGCTTTATGGTCGTAAGGCTTGGGGTCAAACTGGACACCCTCCCCCGACATGGGGGCGAGCAGGACCGGGCGGCCTGAGTTATCCGAGGTCGATTGGTTTTTCACGTAAGAAAACCCACATTCCCCCGCCTCAAGAATCCGGCTGCGCGAAGAAATATCGTCATCAGCTTTCCGGCCTGGGTCCTTTTCCCACGGAGCGACAAATATTTGCTCCGATTTCGTATAGCCACCAGCAATGAACTGGCCCATGTAGTCGTTCGAATACTCGCCCTTGCAGGTTCTCAGGTCAACTATGGGTTCGCCTCCCATTCCTGTATGCAAAATGGCTGTCGCATCGCCAGGAAACTCGCCGTAGTCCTGATCGAATTCAATGAGAAGATAGAAAACCTGCTTGGCATTACTGGTAGTGGAAGTCATCGCAGCTTTTTTATGCGATTTCATTACCACCGGAGTAGTCACGAAGGCCAGCGCGAGCACCAGCAACACACCTAATACAACCATGCCATAAGTTATACGTGGTTTCAGTTTCGGATCTTGTTCTTCCATGGTTTTATGGGTTGATGTTTATTTGGGGAAAACGAGATGACTTCGGTCAAATGCGTTTGGAAAAATTGGTTTGCCGTCGTCATAGGTAGCGATGCCTGTTTTGGGATCCACTTTCACAAATCGCGCCAGTCCGTCAGCCCTGAGCACGATGCCTTTTCCGTTGTAACACTCGGGATCAAAGCTGAGACCATTCCTATTCATATTCGCCAGTAGAATGGGTCCCCCTGCCGTTGTCGCTGACTGGTTCTTTACGTAGGAAAACCCGCACTCACCAGCTTCAAGAACCTTCGACCACGAAGAGACATCATAATCTGGCCGCTTATTTACCGTAGCACCACCACGGGCATAAAACAGCTCCTCGGACTTGGTATAACCTCCCGCGATCAGCTGCCCCAGGTAGTCGTTAGAGAATTCACCCTTAAACGAATGATCGTTGTATGAAACATCACCATCGGGATCGTCTTTATGCACCTCGGCCGTTTCATCACTAGGAAAACTACCGTAATCCTGATCGAACTCTATCAAGAGATAGTAGATTTGTTTTGCATTACTCAATTCGCTACTACCGTGATGAGGCCCCTTCGTTTTCATCACGACGGGCAAAGCAATAACGACTAACACAACAAGCACCACCCCAACCAAGCCTCCCATCAACCAGGGATTACCACGCTTTTGTTCTGAATTCACCTTTTCCATGGTCACCATGATTCACAGAAGTATGAAATAATGATGAAGCCAGGGTGAAAAAACGGTGAATTGATCCAATCATCCACTTTTTCATGGCTTCATGACTTCACTTCCAACGTCCCTTCGGTAACGCCGAGTTTTTCCATCACATCCAGATCCTGCCAGAGGTGGCTGCCGGAGGTTTCGCCTGATAGAAGTTGCTGATAGGCTTTCAGCGTTTCACCCGTTGCCGTTGCATCTTCATCGAGAAGGTCAATGCGGAACCTCCTCAAGCCGGTGCCACGCATTTGTTGGTAAAAGCGGGCACCTGTCTGGGCCCGACCATTAAACAGGGTGTTCCGACAGCCCACATCCGCCTTCAGGGTGTGCAGCTGCCCTACGCGATCCTTCATCTGCACGTGATGTTTTTCACACGGCTTACCACAATCCAGGATACTCGTCCCCTCACTCATAAAGGAGCAAAACACACAGTGCTCCATATGAAACATCGGCATGTGCTGGTGAAGTGTCAGCTCAAACCAATCGGTCGGCGCAGCTAACAGAAGGTCGAGAACCTGCCGGATATTCAAATCATAGGAAACCGTCAGATGATCCAGCCCACCTTCCTCGCTAAGGATCTTCGCCGTCAGCGGGTTGGCACAATTCAGGGAAAAATCACCGGTTTTGTACAGGTCGGCCCGATCTTTAAAGTAAGCGACCCCACCCAGGTTACGGATCAGCACCCCATCGGGCTCGGCGCGCTCGACGACTTTAAAAAAACCGGCTTCACCCGGTTTCTGTATCCGCGGGGTGGCGAGGTGAATGCGGGCACCCTTGGACTGCCTGACCAATGCCACCGCCTCCTTGCCTCGGCGGATATCTTCGAAGTCGACATAGATGTTAGTAATGCCGACATCGAGCGCGGCCTCAACCTGCTCCATCGACCGGCATAAGGCAGAGAGCTCACGATGGTGTGACTCGTCTGTTTTCCGGGTCGGCAGGAGGTCTTTGAGACTGACTTGGGTTGATGCGGGCGGGACACCCAGGTTCGCTTGAGCGGGCTCTTGGTCCATGGCCTCGACGAGTGCCCGGCGGAGTCGGTTCACCGCCGAAACCGGCATCATCACAGCACCGACGAGTTCGTTGGTGACCGTACCCAGTTTCCACGCCGTGCCACCTAAGCGACCTAACTGTTGTTCAAGAAACTCCGTGGTAAATGGTCGGCTCTGGGCCGCCTCGAGCGTTTCAGAAGAGGTTACTGACACCTTGCCACAACGAAGGACCATGGCTTGCCCGGCCTCGCCTGCCACGGTGATATTGAGGGTGTCCCGGATGGGTTCGAGCCTGGCGTTTTTCCAGCTTGCCTTAAGGGCCTTGTTGAGTTTGGGATCGTCTGTCTTCCAGATTTTCAACCCGTCTTTGATCCCCTCTTTGATTTTATTCCAATCGAGTCCACTCTGCTCGCGGTGAAACAGGAGCCGGTTTCCCTGCACCTCCCAGATCCGGGCACCCTGCTCATCATCGCGGTTCTCGCCGGCATCAAATACAACCCCATCACCCGCTTTCATGGGAATCCCGGTCGCTAGTTTCACTTCCACCCAGCCGCGCTCACAAGCAGTGACCTCGCCGACGTAGACGCCCCGTTTTTTACCAAACCTACCATGCGTCAGGCGCGGGTGGTTGGTCCCTTCCAGCCAGCCGGTCGAGAGCCCACGGGAAAAGGTCATCTCCATGCTGTAGCGGTCCTCCCTGGTAATGGGGCTTTCCTTCCCGGCCACAGCGGCATCAATCGCCTTGCGATACACCCTGGTAATGGCAGCCACGTATTCTGGCGACTTCAATCGACCCTCGATTTTATAGGAAACAACCCCCTGCCTGACAAGATCAGGAATCAAATCGACTGCGGCGAGATCCTGGGGACTGAGCAGATAACGCACCTCCTCCAGGTCACGCTCTTCACCATCGATTACCAGCGTATAAGGCATCCTGCACGCCTGCGCGCACTCGCCCCGGTTGGCCGACCTTTGCCCGAGACTCTCACTTGTTAGACACTGACCTGAGTAGGCGACACAAAGTGCCCCGTGCACAAACACCTCCAGGGCCACACTCTCGGTCGGTTTGAATTTCCCGATTTCCTGCAGTGAAAGCTCCCGTGCGAGCACGGCGCGGTCGAGCTGATAGAGCTGATCCGCAAACTGCAATCCTTCGGGCGAAGTAATCGTCATCTGGGTGGACGCGTGGATCTCAAGATTCGGCGCCACATGCCGCGCCAACCTCGCCAAGCCAAGATCCTGCACAATGATGGCATCGACACCACATTGATCGAGTAATCGTAGCTGCGCCTCGGCCGACTCCATCTCACCGGTAAAAATCAGCGTATTCATGGTGACAAAACCACGCACACCATGGGCGTGGAGGAACTCCATCAACTCCGGCAGGTCGTCATCGGTGAAGTTGTCGGCACGAAGCCGGGCATTGAATTTCGGCAGGCCAAAAAAAATCGCGTCCGCCCCATTGGCCACCGCCGCGCGGGCACAATCCCAGTTTCCCGCTGGAGAAAGAAGTTCAGGTGAGCGATCAGTGGTGCCGGACATCAGGCATAGCCTTACTGAACCTGACCGACATTGTCCACTCACGAAAAATGAGAATCTCTCCACGGCGGAGGAAATCCCCTTGCCCTATGCGCCAAAATACTTTGCCATAGCCCCGCCAGTCTGATCCTGCTGAGAAAATGACAGATACCCCACTGATGAAAGATGGCCTGGGCGAGGCCGCGGTAGAACGTATCATCGATGCGCTTCAGGCTGCCGGTGCCGGGTTCTCCCGCGATAGCTTTCTCAGGGATGCCCTGTCGGTCCTGGAAAACCTCGAACTCAAGGACCGCGTTCGCCACATCATCACCGTGATGGGTGTCCATCTGCCCGCTTCATTTCCCGAAACAGCAGCTATCCTGGGCGAAATCCGCGACCACTGGCCAGAGACTGACGCCAGGGACAAACGCCAGATCTTCGCCGCCTGGCCAATCGTCGACTACGTCGCTGCCCACGGCCTCAACCACCCACAGATCGCGCTACCGCTGCTGCGCTATCTCACCCCCATGTTTTCCGCCGAGTTTGCCATCAGGGCATTCCTCGAAGTCCATCCGGAGCAAACCTACAGCCAGATGCTGCTCTGGTGCCTGGACAGCAATGCACACGTGCGTAGACTGGCGTCCGAGGGGATTCGACCACGCCTGCCCTGGGGCAAACAACTTCCTCAATACATCGACAACCCAAAACCGGTCATTTCCCTGCTGGAAAACCTCAAGGATGACCCCTCCGACTACGTCAGGCGATCCGTCGCTAACAACCTCAATGATGTCTCCAAAGACCACCCGGATCTTGTCATTGAAACGTGCCGACGCTGGCAGGCCGACAAGGTTTCCGCCCGGCAATGGATCATCCGTCACGCCACCCGCACGATGGTCAAGGACGGATACCGCGATGTTTTCCCGCTGCTGGGCTACACCCGCAGGCCCAAGCTGGACATCCGCCACCCGGAACTCTCCACCACCCACCTTTTGCTTGGTGACGCACTCGGTATTTCCACGCGGATCACGTCGACCTCCACCGACAAACAATACGTGGTCATCGACTACGCCGTGCACTACATGAAATCCAGCGGAAAGACTGCCTCCAAGGTCTTCAAGTGGAAAAACCTCCGTCTCAAGCCCGGACAGTCCGTGACGCTGGAAAAATCCCACCCGTTCAAAAAAATCACCACCCGCCGTCACTACCCGGGCGGACACAAAATCGAGATTCTGGTCAACGGCAGACACGCCGCAGAAACCCCTTTCGAGCTGCACATCCCCTAATGCTTGAAACTTCAAACTTCAAACTTGAAACTTCAAACTTGAAACTTGAAACTTGAGGGCTAAAAGCCCCCCATGAACTGCCACGGCCCACGGATGAATATGGACCCCTCTCTCCACACCGAGCGCAAGCCCGACTGGATCAAGGTGCGCCTCCCCAACGATCCTAAATTCTGGTCGACCAAATCCATGGTCACTGACTTGAACCTCGTTACCGTCTGTGAGGAAGCCCAGTGCCCGAACCGCTGGGAATGCTGGAGCCACGGCACCGCCACCTTTATGATCGCCGGTGAGAAATGCACCCGTGCTTGCGGATTCTGTGCGGTCAAGACCGCCCGCCCTGACCCGCTGGAAGCCGACGAACCCCAGCGTGTCGCCGAAGCCTGCAAACGCATGAATTTGCAGCATGTGGTGATCACCGCAGTCGCCCGTGACGACCTGCGCGATGGAGGGGCCGAGCACTTCAAGTTCGTCATCGAAGCCGTCCGCGCCGCAAACCCCGGTATCATTATCGAGGTCCTGACACCCGACTTCAACGACAAGGACTTCGCACTCGAGCTCTGCATGAGTGGTCGACCCCATATTTTCAACCACAACATCGAAACGGTCGAGCGCCTGACCGCGCTTGTCCGGAGTCGGGCCAAGTACCAACGCTCACTCACCGTGCTGAAAAAAGCCAAGGCGATCGCCGGGGGTAAAGTGGTGACCAAAAGCGGCCTGATGCTCGGACTCGGTGAGAAAGAGGTAGAGGTTCTCCAGGCGATGGATGACCTGCGCACCCACGATGTCACCGTGCTGACCCTGGGTCAGTACCTCCGTCCATCCCCGCGCCACCTGCCTGTGGTCGATTACGTCAAGCCGGAGAAATTTGCCGAATACAAGCAGATCGCCCTCGCCAAAGGCTTCCGCCACGTCGCCAGTGGTCCACTTGTCCGCAGCTCCTACCACGCCGCTGATTTCCGTCCCGAGCTCGACCTCATCGACGACATTGAAAAAGAAGCCGCCGCCGCACAGGCCTGATTTCGAAGTCATCCAGAGGCGTAAAAAAAGCGTGTGCCCGCCATGGACACACGCTTTGAAAATGATCGGCTGGGATTTGGATTAACGTCCGCCGCCGCGACCGCCGCGACCGCCACGGTCACCACGACCAAACCCGCCTTCGGAGAACTGTTTAATCCGGTCCTTGGATTCCTGGCTGAGGGCCTCTGTGGTTTCGAGATACTTGGTAGCAGCCTCCTTGTCCTGGCGCATCCATCCCACAGCGGTCATGCCAATGGCACGGCTACGGTCCCTTTCGTCGCTGATGGTTTCAGCGAGTTTCAGGTTCTGCTGGATGTCTCCACCCTGGTTGGACATGACGTAGGACGAAACCGCTTCATCACGCACCGCACCAGCGGGTTGTTTGTTGACAAACTCCAGGGCAGCGGCTGGGTCCTGACCCACCCATGATGAAACCACCCGGCCAATGCTTTCGCTCTGGGCCTCTTCAGTCCCGTTGGCCATCACCCAGGCAGCGGCGGCGGCGGGGTCTTCCCGACTCCACTCACGGGCGATGTCTTCCATGGCATTGGTGCGTGCATCCCCCTCCGGAATGGAGGTAATCTGGCCAGCGGCGGCTTTGGGATCGGAATCGGCCAGTCCACGAAGGGCACGGGCAGTGGCATCGGCTTGTTGGTCGGCAGGAAGGCCGGCAATCCACGATTTGGCTGCCGCCCAGTCCTTCGCACCCCACTCACGGGCGATGGTATTCTGAGCATCCCTGCGGGCCTCTTCATCCGTGATGGTTGAAAGCATACCAGCGGCTTTGCTCGGATCTTCCTTGGCGGCCTGTTCGAAAATCCCACTGATGGCATCCCTTTGGTCGCGACCTGTCAGGGTCTGCGCCCAAGCCATGGCTCCGGCGGAATCCTGGCGCGCCCACTCGGTGGCGATCACACCCGCGGTAGAACCGCCGCGACCTCCCCGGCCTCCCATCATTCCACCCATGCGGAATTCATTCGGGTTATCGGTGAAGTACTTGGCTGCATCCTGGGGATACTTGGCTGCCCAGCTCTGCATCACGGTGCCTTTGACAAACATGCCGGCCATTCCCATGGTCTTGGTGTATGCCATCGCAGCAGTCGGGTCTTCCTCACCCCAACGGGCAAAGAGCAGATAACCCACCATGATCCGCTCGCTCCATGGGAGGTCTTCGAGTTTTTTGGCCTCCTCTTCGAATTGTGACGGGTCGAGACCAGCGTAATAGTCCATCAGCGCCTGGAGGCGGGCATTCTGACCGGGAAGGGCCATCGCTTCGGCCGCACTTTTCACACGGCTCCCGCGGCTTACGGTACCCCCTGAAGAGGAAGAGGACGGTCCACCGGCTCGACGCGCCGTGCGGGCATCTGCGGGGATATCCTGATCGGAGTCAGGGGCGGGGGCGGCGTTTTTGCCGGCAATAAAGCCAGCGGCACCACCGATGACGAGGGCCGCGATTGGCCCGAGAACGGTTGCTTTCATAATATCAGTATGGTTGGTGTGTTGTAATTGGATGTATGCAACCAAGGAAGCGACACAAAGTTGCAAAATAGTTGAATTTTCAAAACCGGCTCAAAACTTGCCAGGCCCGGGTAATTCAACCTTCCATTTCCAGGCATATCCATTATGCCTACCGACGATGATCAACCACTCCGTTTCCCGTTGGTGCTTCGGCTCCACCCCGCTTGATTCACTCTGTGAGAAGTGCCACCAGCTAGGCATTTCAGCCCTTGACCTGCTGACACTCGACGAGATACCAGTGGTGCAAAACCTAGGCATCGAGTGCTCGATCACTGCGGCCCATCCCGACGCTGACGGTATCGGGGACATTGAGAAGGGCTTTAACAACCCCGCCTACCACCCTGCGCTGCACGCGATCTACCGAAAACTGATTCCCGCCGCCGCAAATCTCGGCGTGCAACAGGTGATCTGTTTTTCAGGAAACCGGGAAGGTGTCTCCGATGACCTGGGCATGGCCCATTGTGCCGCCGGCCTCGCTCCCTTGATCCCCCTGGCCGGGCAACACGGCGTCACCCTGGTCATGGAGCTGCTCAACTCCAAGGTGGACCACCCCGATTATCAATGTGACCACACCGCCTGGGGAGTCGCCCTTTGCCAAATGATGGACTCCGCTCATTTCAAGCTGCTCTATGACATCTATCACATGCAGATCATGGAGGGCGATGTGATCCGCACAATCCGGGAAAACCACAGGTACATCTCCCACTATCACACCGCGGGTGTACCCGGCAGGCACGAGTTTGATGAACGCCAGGAATTGAATTACCCGGCGATCACCCGCGCCATCGCCGCAACCGGATTTGATGGCTACATCGGCCAGGAATACGTGCCCACCACCGATGATCCCTTCGTGTTCCTCCCCCGCGCACTTGAGCTGTGTTCGGGCTACCCCCCCCCCCGCCACCGTTATGGCCCAGGCGGCGACTCCCTGTGGCCGCATCACCAGACACCGTGCCTCAAAAATTACGACGAACACGGCCGAATGTTCCACAGTTCGTGCCACCATAAAGTACGATGACAATGTGGAAACATTGCTAAAAGTTGAGACAAATCCCCCGATGACAATTTGGAAATCTAGTACGATGACAAATCAGCCGTTAACACCTATTTTCCCGGACTGGCCCCTCTCTTACATTTTAGAGGCTCTATTATCTTTACAAGCTCTCGATTTGGATTCTCTCCAACGTATTTATAATCGTCATACAAAACACCATCGCCGTAGAAGAGCAACACAACCGAACGTCGCCCCATATACAATTTTTCGATAAAGAAAAAATCGTTCGGACTGGGTCCTTCATCATAATATCCATACTCCTTCCTTTTTGCATCCAAGCGTCTTGGTGACTCTACAATTCTAGTTAGAATATTTCGAATCCTGCGGTGCTGATTCGGAGTTAAATTTATATCGACCTTGGGTATGTAGCTCTCAACTCCGTAATTACTTCTACCAATAAAGTAAACCGCATCCGAACGGTTCAATGCTTTGCTTGGTTTTTCAGTTGGCGAGCAAGAAAGTAACATTCCCGCCATAACTAAAGGCATTAGAACACAAAACGCTCTAATAAATTTTATTAGTGTCTCAGAGATGCGCATTTCTGGTAAAGTTCGTCGAAATTCTGATCAAATTCAGCAACGGTACAACGGTCCTTCACTGACCACCCAACCCCTTTTTTCTTATACTCTCCTTTGACACAAGCCTTGTGCCCTTCTGTGCCAATAGCAAACTTAGCACATTGCGCGTCTGCTTTTGAGTAAGCTTCAATTTCATGGCAAAGTGCAGTCCTACAATCCGTGTCTTGATCTGCTTTCCCGCTGCAATACTGCAAGGCATGAATCAACTCGTGGTGTAACACCTCTTCTAGGGTTCTACCGTTTCGCTTGAGATTGTTATAGCATATTTCAATAACACCATTCTTCTTTCTGCTTATCCTGCTACCCGAGAAAGTTCCACTGTTTCTATTATCGCAACAATTGCAATATATCAGAGGTGCTTTACATCTTTTCCTCCTCATGCTAACTAGAACCCCCTTTATCTTCGGACTTTCCAAACTTTTGTCTATCTTATCATGACAGTCTCCCTCCTCCTCATCTGTTAGTCTTTCATTACCCAATAGATCGGAGTTATTTACGCCATCATTTCCCACAAACCCATACAGATTGTTGCCACCATCTTCCTCAATCGGATCTCTGGATGGCCAGCGGCCTGTAACCGGATCATAGTATCTGTAACCGTAGTAGTAGAGGCCGGTTTCTGCGTCCAGGTATTTGGTGCTGAACTTGAAGCGGTTCCATCCAAGCCAGTCACTGTTACCACCCTCGGATTCTACCTGACCGAAGGGGTGGTACTTATACCATGTAAGCATGGCTCCCGTATCCGAAGTCGTGCCCATGGTATTCCCATTGGCATCCGGATGCACGTGGGCGACCTGGGCTGTCCCACCCCCTGCGGCAAAACGCTCGATCATTAGAAGGCCGCCTACTGTGCCAGCTCCCTCCAAGCTTCCTGTGAGATCGGCTCCCCATGTGTAACGAAGGAATTCCGTCTCTACTCCGGATGCGTTTTTCTTTTGCTCGCTGATCATCAGCCAGCCGCTCCATGAGTAGCGGTGGGTAACACCCGTGGTGGTGTTTTTCCTCTGCACCATTCTGCCCAAAGCATCGTGGATGTATTCGATGTTTCCATTGGCTCGCATGCGGTCCTTCCGATCCCACGTCAAGCTGCGGCCGCGTAGGGAAGTCGTGTTGCCGTTGGAATCATATGACGGCTGATCACCTGTGATCATCGTATATGCGTTTGTATTGCTAGAAGTGTAGTTGACCGTTCCCAGAGCAGGAGTAACTGCGCTGAGGCGGTTACCTGAATCATTGAAGTTAAACTGGTGGGTGGGATTGGTGGTAGGCACGGCTGTTGCAGGGTTCCCTGTTGTCAGGAACTTAGCATGGGTAAGCTGGCCGAGCGAGTCATAATCATAGGCCTGCCCCCCCGCAAATAATGGGGTGGAGATCAAATTCCGCAGCGCACGACGAGGATACCTTGCCGTTCAACCTCCTGACTTTACGCCATAAAAATCCTTTTCTCCCTCCATTTCTGGTAGAAAAAAATAACCACAAAACACACCGCCACCGCGATCAGGACACCGTATTTACTCAGCCAGCTGCCGGCCTGGAAGGGTTTTCCGGTATCGACCATGGAAAAATCACGCATCCGGGCCACCACCGCCTCGACCCCCGAGGGACCGGTGCCGTGTGATACCACTTCTCCAGTCTGACGCTCCACCAACACCATGTGCGGAATGCCATTGGCCGCATATTTTTCCACCAACCCGGTCGATCTGAATACCACCGCCGGCCAGTGCATCTGGTATTTTTTCATGTAGGCAATCATTTTCTCCTCTGATTCATCACTACCGACCAACACGATTTCCACCGGCATCCCCTTCTGGTTGAGCATGCGCTGGTATTCCTCGACCAGCGGCGGGGTCGTTTTCCGGCATGGCGGGCACCAGGAAGCCGAGTAATAGAAGGCAACGTGCGTGGTATCGGCTTTGAGATGAAACGGCACAGGCTCCCCGTGTTCGAGCCGATACAGCGGCACCTCATCCAGCGCCCCGGCATGGAGTGGGCCTGCAACCAAAAGGAGAACGATCAAGCATCGGGAAATCATGCCCCAAAGTCGCCGCAGAACCCGGAAATGCAACCTAACAAATCAAGCGTTTGATCTATGATTAACACCCGGAAATAACACAGTAAACTTGTTATCGTGCCGATTTTTTGTATTGAACAGGCAATGGCAAAGGCAATTTCCGCACAGTTTTTCGCCGTTTGAATTGATCCATCCATGATCCTTATGAAAAAACATACCACCATCACCCACCTGAGCCTGTTAGTCGCTCTCAGCATGGCAGGCAACGCATCCGCGCAAGAGCCGCTCCAACCCGTCCAACCGGCAAAAAACATCAACCAACCCCGGGCCGAGCTGGGTAAGAAATTGTTTTTCGATCCGCGGCTTTCCAAGTCAGGGTTTATCTCCTGCAACTCCTGCCACAACCTCAGCATGGGGGGCTCGGACAACCTGACCAGCTCCATCGGCCACAACTGGCAGCAAGGTCCGATCAACTCACCCACGGTGCTCAACTCCAGCCTGAACTTTGTCCAGTTCTGGGACGGCCGCGCAGCGAACCTCAAGGAACAGGCCGGAGGTCCGATCGCCAACCCCGGTGAAATGGCATCCACCCATACGCTGGCCATTGACATCCTTAATTCCATCCCCGCTTACGTCAAAGAATTCAACCAGGTGTTCGGTGAGAAAAAAATCACCATCGATCACGTGACGGATGCCATTGCCGAGTTTGAAAAAACCCTGGTCACCCCGAACTCACGTTTCGACCAGTGGCTGAAGGGCAACAAGGACGCCATCAGCGAGCAAGAACTCAACGGCTACAAGTTGTTTAAAAGCAACGGATGCGTTGCCTGCCACAACGGCGAGGCTGTCGGCGGCACCATGTACCAGAAAATGGGGCTGATCAAACCTTACCCCACCAGTAACCCGTCCAAAGGCCGATACGAGGTGACCAAAAATGACGCCGACCTCAACATGTTCAAGGTGCCGACACTGCGGAAC
The Akkermansiaceae bacterium DNA segment above includes these coding regions:
- a CDS encoding redoxin family protein, producing MIVLLLVAGPLHAGALDEVPLYRLEHGEPVPFHLKADTTHVAFYYSASWCPPCRKTTPPLVEEYQRMLNQKGMPVEIVLVGSDESEEKMIAYMKKYQMHWPAVVFRSTGLVEKYAANGIPHMVLVERQTGEVVSHGTGPSGVEAVVARMRDFSMVDTGKPFQAGSWLSKYGVLIAVAVCFVVIFFYQKWREKRIFMA
- a CDS encoding cytochrome-c peroxidase gives rise to the protein MKKHTTITHLSLLVALSMAGNASAQEPLQPVQPAKNINQPRAELGKKLFFDPRLSKSGFISCNSCHNLSMGGSDNLTSSIGHNWQQGPINSPTVLNSSLNFVQFWDGRAANLKEQAGGPIANPGEMASTHTLAIDILNSIPAYVKEFNQVFGEKKITIDHVTDAIAEFEKTLVTPNSRFDQWLKGNKDAISEQELNGYKLFKSNGCVACHNGEAVGGTMYQKMGLIKPYPTSNPSKGRYEVTKNDADLNMFKVPTLRNVELTYPYFHDGGAKTLEQAVKIMGDVQFGKKLTDAEVADIVAFLKTLTGEQPSFTLPILPPSNPNTPAPKPFE